A region of the Candidatus Methylomirabilis oxygeniifera genome:
GAAAGCGATTGAGGGCGAGAGCGCTCAAGAAGAACGGGATGGCGAGGCCGAGCGAGTAGGCGCCAAGCATCAGGATCCCCATGTACGCAGTTTTAGCCGTACTCGCGTACAGCAGGATGGAACCCAGGATCGGGCCGACACAGGGGGTCCAGCCGGCGGCAAAGGTTACCCCCACGATAAATGCGCCCAGATACCCGGCCGGCCGATCATGTAGCTCGACCCGGAAGGTTCGCGCAAGAAAGGGGAGCTTGAGGAAGCCGGCGATATAGAGGCCGAACAGAATCACCAGCACACCCCCAACCTTCCTGAGAATCTGTTGATAGTCAAACAGGAGCCGGCCCAGCAGGCTGAAGGAGGCGCCCAACGACATGAAAACGACGGAAAAACCGAGGATGAAGCACAGGGCGTTCAGGATAATCGCCCGGCGTGTTTTGACATTGTCCACCGAGCCCGATAACTCGCCGAATGAGAGGCCGGTCACAAAGGAGAGGTAGGAAGGAAAGATCGGAAGCACGCACGGTGAAAGGAACGAGAAGATCCCCGCCCCCAGAGCCATCCAGATGGTCAATGCCTCGCCAGTTTCCAACATCAGCAGCCTCTCGTCTTAGCCCTCCATTACTCGGAGATCGCTGCCTTCGCCTGGTCGGCTACGACAACCAGCACGTAACCCTCCGGCCTAAGATGGGCGCGCGCGACTCGCAGGATATCCTCTTTGCTGACGCCTTCGATCAGCATCCGGTAGCGGTCTGCATAATCCAACCCCAGTTTATAGTACTCTACCGCTGAAATCAACCCGGCCAGCTTTGCGTTCGTATCAAGTCGAAGAGGAAAGCTTCCGGTGAGGTGGGCCTTTGCATCGGCCAGTTCCTGGTCGGTCACCCCTTGCTCCCGGATTCGTCGAAGCTCCCGCACGACCTCCTGTACTGCCTGACCGGCAGTCTCATTCTTCGTTTGCAGCACCACCTGAAACGATCCCGGCTCCAGACCTGGGGAAAATTGGGAGCTGACATCATAGGCCCAGCCGTTCCTCTCGCGTATTCGCTCCACCAGGCGAGACGAAAATCCGCCTCCGCCAAGGATATAATTCATCACCGTCAAGGCATAGAAATCCGGGTGATCGCGCCGGATTCCCTGATGACCGAGGACGATATTCGCCTGCGTGACACCCCGATCCACCTTTTTGACAACAATCTTCTCCTGAAGCGGTTTTGGCTCCGTCGCCCGCTTGAGTCCTCCCTTGCCTTTCGGCCATGAGCCAAGCAGCGCTCGGAACTGGCCTGTGATCTCGCCTCGATCAACATCGCCCACGACGGTGATGAAGGTTCGTTCCGGGGTGTAGTGTTCGCGATAGAACCCTACAATCTCATCCCTGGCGATCGCAGAGAGAGATGCGTCGTTTCCCTCCAGTGGGCGTCCATATGGATGATTTCCAAAGACCAGTTCGTCGAACAGTTCCTCCGCTACCTCACCCGGATCCTCCTGCCGCTTCCGTAACGCCGCCTTGAGCTCCTGTACCTTTCTGGCGATCTCCGCCTTCTCAAAGGCCGGCTGCAGCAGGACGTCCGCCAGTAACGCCAGTCCCTGCGGTAGATCCTTCTTCAACAATGTCAGATTTACTTCGCTGAAATCCCGACCCGCGGATGATGAGAGGGAGGCGCCGATAAAGTCTGTCGACTCATCGATCTGGGCGGCTGTCCGGGTCGTCGTGCCCCTCGTCAGCAGGAGAGCGGTCAGATTAGCCAGCCCTGGGCGCATCTCCGGCTCCCAGAGGGAGCCTGCCTGCATCGTCACTTTGATGGTTACAATCGGGAGCGCCCGACTGCTCCTGACCAGCAGCGTGAGCCCGTTCTCCAGTACCTGCCGTTCGGCCAGCGGGGCCGCAGCCACGACGACCGGCAGCAACAGGAGCAGCAGGAGGCTGAACGACAAACCCCACCGGTATCCGCGTCTCGCGCTGGTCATGATCCTTCGCACCTCAAAACAGGGTATAGGGTTTAGGGTATAGGGTTTAGGGTGAGGAATGGAACGAACCATATCCCTCGTGCCCCGCACCGGGCGCAGCAAGCAGCGCCCCTACTTCTTAATTTTTTCCGGAATCAGCACCGCAACGGTTCGGTTGTCCGGCGTCAGATAGGCTCTCGCAACCCGTTGCAGATCTGCTGCCGTCACGGCGCGGATGCCGGGGAGGTACGCCTCCCACGTGCGCCAATTGGCTACGATCTCATACTCAGCCAGCACTCTAGCCAGATTGAATATCGAATCCTGCCCGAACAGGAAGTCGGCCTCAATCTGATTCTTCACTTTCTGCAACTCACGATCTGAGATCAGCTCGTTCTTTACCTGCTCGATCTCTGCCGTCAAAGCCCGTTCGATCTCTTCGGCCGTTTTGCCGGGCATCACGCTGGCGTACAGGGGGAAGAGGTTCGGGTCGACGCTCTCCCGGTCATACCCACCGCCGGCAAACAGCGCAAGCTGTTGCTCGTAGACCAGACTCTTATAAATTCTGGCGCTTTTGCCGCCGGACAGGATATAGGCCAGCACCTCGAGCGCGAAGTTATCGGGATGTTTCAGATTCGGGACATGATACCCCATAAATACAAACGGCAGTTCCGCTTCCTTTTTCAGGAGGACCCGTCGCTCGCCCCGCTGCTCCGGCTCGACGGAACGGACGGCCGGCGGGTCAGCAGCTCGCGGAATCGGGCCGAAGTACTGTCGGATCTTCGGAAGTAGGTCGCCGCTGTTGAAATCGCCGACCACGATCAGCACGGCATTATTCGGCACGTAATAGGTGTTGTAGTAGCGTACCAGATCCTCCCTAGTGATACGTTCGATGTCGGTCATCCAGCCGATGATAGGCTGTCGGTAGGGGTGCGCCTGAAACGCGGCAGCCCCCATAGCCTCCCTCAAGGCGGAAACGGGATCGTCTTCTGTTCTCAGACGGCGCTCTTCCATGACCACTTTCTTTTCTGCCTCTATCTCTTTCGAATC
Encoded here:
- the ccdA gene encoding Cytochrome c biogenesis protein CcdA; this encodes MLETGEALTIWMALGAGIFSFLSPCVLPIFPSYLSFVTGLSFGELSGSVDNVKTRRAIILNALCFILGFSVVFMSLGASFSLLGRLLFDYQQILRKVGGVLVILFGLYIAGFLKLPFLARTFRVELHDRPAGYLGAFIVGVTFAAGWTPCVGPILGSILLYASTAKTAYMGILMLGAYSLGLAIPFFLSALALNRFLNYFDQLKHLVPIISAVGGIFLVVVGSLLLTNYFTLLSTYALRLTPQWLWQRL
- a CDS encoding putative Peptidase M16 domain protein, involved in ppq synthesis (ppqG) (Evidence 3 : Function proposed based on presence of conserved amino acid motif, structural feature or limited homology; Product type pe : putative enzyme) — its product is MTSARRGYRWGLSFSLLLLLLLPVVVAAAPLAERQVLENGLTLLVRSSRALPIVTIKVTMQAGSLWEPEMRPGLANLTALLLTRGTTTRTAAQIDESTDFIGASLSSSAGRDFSEVNLTLLKKDLPQGLALLADVLLQPAFEKAEIARKVQELKAALRKRQEDPGEVAEELFDELVFGNHPYGRPLEGNDASLSAIARDEIVGFYREHYTPERTFITVVGDVDRGEITGQFRALLGSWPKGKGGLKRATEPKPLQEKIVVKKVDRGVTQANIVLGHQGIRRDHPDFYALTVMNYILGGGGFSSRLVERIRERNGWAYDVSSQFSPGLEPGSFQVVLQTKNETAGQAVQEVVRELRRIREQGVTDQELADAKAHLTGSFPLRLDTNAKLAGLISAVEYYKLGLDYADRYRMLIEGVSKEDILRVARAHLRPEGYVLVVVADQAKAAISE
- a CDS encoding putative Zn-dependent protease, involved in pqq synthesis (ppqF) (Evidence 3 : Function proposed based on presence of conserved amino acid motif, structural feature or limited homology; Product type pe : putative enzyme), giving the protein MAQGVANAQVTARVTESALDNGLKILLLEEHKAPVVTVHIWYRVGGRNEQPGTTGLSHLLEHMMFKGTSKVGPGQFSRIIRKNGGRDNAFTSEDYTGYFETFASDRVELALKLEADRMRGLLLDSKEIEAEKKVVMEERRLRTEDDPVSALREAMGAAAFQAHPYRQPIIGWMTDIERITREDLVRYYNTYYVPNNAVLIVVGDFNSGDLLPKIRQYFGPIPRAADPPAVRSVEPEQRGERRVLLKKEAELPFVFMGYHVPNLKHPDNFALEVLAYILSGGKSARIYKSLVYEQQLALFAGGGYDRESVDPNLFPLYASVMPGKTAEEIERALTAEIEQVKNELISDRELQKVKNQIEADFLFGQDSIFNLARVLAEYEIVANWRTWEAYLPGIRAVTAADLQRVARAYLTPDNRTVAVLIPEKIKK